A region from the Deltaproteobacteria bacterium genome encodes:
- a CDS encoding Re/Si-specific NAD(P)(+) transhydrogenase subunit alpha, with amino-acid sequence MKVGIPKEIFPGEKRVAATPASVSRLRKLGHEVQVQAGAGEGANIPDAAFAEAGATVVPTAEALYADAELILKVRAPEPLPDGKRHESDLFKEGAALVSFIWPAQHKDLIEKLATRKLTVMALDAVPRITRAQKMDALSAMANLAGYRSVLEAANRYGRFFTGQMTAAGKVKPAQVMVIGAGVAGLAAIGTAKSLGAVVRAFDTRPPVREQVESMGATFIPFEFKETTEGEGGYAKEVSDAYLAAEQALLAQHAKEVDIIITTALIPGKPAPKLITSGAVVSMRQGSVIVDLSAEQGGNCALTEPDKVVEKFGVTIVGYTDLTSRMALQASELLGTVITNLVESVCKLEKPAATADAKEAPPPVAKLALDKEDEVHRGCLVLEQGALMWPPPKPVVRAGAPVPQPKPAAIAHPPPQASSKAGVVLGAGMAVALGAAGLFAPPSFLQHLTVFLLACVVGWHVIWNVTPALHTPLMSVTNAISGIILIGGILLLRGGGTSIAVILASVSILLAAINVSGGFLVSQRMLKMFRRAP; translated from the coding sequence GTGAAGGTCGGTATTCCGAAGGAGATCTTTCCCGGCGAGAAGCGCGTCGCGGCCACGCCCGCGAGCGTGAGCCGGCTGCGCAAGCTGGGCCATGAGGTTCAGGTCCAGGCCGGCGCAGGCGAAGGCGCCAACATCCCCGACGCCGCCTTCGCCGAGGCAGGGGCCACCGTCGTGCCCACCGCCGAGGCGCTGTACGCCGACGCGGAGCTGATCCTCAAGGTCCGCGCGCCGGAGCCGCTCCCCGACGGCAAGCGCCACGAGTCGGACCTCTTCAAGGAAGGCGCAGCGCTGGTGAGCTTCATCTGGCCCGCGCAGCACAAAGACCTGATCGAGAAGCTGGCCACGCGCAAGCTCACGGTGATGGCGCTCGATGCCGTGCCGCGCATCACCCGCGCGCAGAAGATGGACGCGCTCTCGGCGATGGCCAACCTCGCTGGCTACCGCTCGGTGCTCGAGGCCGCCAACCGCTACGGCCGCTTCTTCACCGGCCAGATGACCGCCGCCGGCAAGGTGAAGCCCGCGCAGGTGATGGTCATCGGCGCCGGCGTCGCGGGCCTCGCGGCGATTGGAACCGCGAAGAGCCTGGGCGCCGTGGTGCGCGCCTTCGACACCCGCCCGCCCGTGCGCGAGCAGGTGGAGAGCATGGGCGCCACGTTCATCCCCTTCGAGTTCAAGGAGACCACCGAGGGCGAAGGCGGCTACGCCAAGGAAGTGAGCGACGCGTACCTCGCCGCAGAGCAGGCGCTGCTCGCGCAGCACGCGAAGGAGGTGGACATCATCATCACCACCGCGCTCATCCCCGGGAAGCCAGCGCCCAAGCTGATCACCTCCGGCGCGGTCGTCTCGATGCGCCAGGGCTCGGTCATCGTCGACCTCTCTGCCGAGCAGGGCGGAAACTGCGCGCTCACCGAGCCGGACAAGGTCGTCGAGAAGTTCGGCGTGACCATCGTCGGCTACACCGACCTCACCTCGCGCATGGCGCTCCAGGCCAGCGAGCTGCTCGGGACGGTGATCACCAACCTCGTCGAGTCGGTGTGCAAGCTGGAGAAGCCCGCGGCCACCGCCGACGCGAAGGAGGCGCCGCCGCCCGTCGCCAAGCTCGCGCTCGACAAGGAAGACGAAGTGCACCGCGGCTGTCTCGTGCTCGAGCAAGGCGCGCTGATGTGGCCGCCACCCAAGCCCGTGGTGCGCGCGGGCGCGCCGGTGCCCCAGCCCAAGCCGGCAGCCATCGCGCATCCTCCGCCGCAGGCCTCGAGCAAAGCCGGCGTGGTTCTCGGCGCGGGCATGGCCGTCGCGCTCGGCGCGGCTGGGCTCTTCGCGCCGCCCTCGTTTCTGCAGCACCTCACCGTGTTCCTGCTCGCGTGCGTCGTGGGCTGGCACGTGATCTGGAACGTGACGCCCGCGCTGCACACGCCGCTGATGAGCGTGACCAACGCCATCAGCGGGATCATCTTGATCGGCGGCATCCTCCTCTTGCGAGGCGGCGGCACGAGCATCGCGGTGATTTTGGCGAGCGTGTCGATCCTGCTCGCGGCGATCAACGTGTCGGGTGGGTTCCTGGTGTCACAACGCATGTTGAAGATGTTCCGGAGGGCGCCATGA
- a CDS encoding histidine phosphatase family protein gives MPALLLIRHGQGRDPTTAGGYDGLSEIGGKQASRVGEALMHAGVDFSRTYAGPLIRQVRTAQFAMGESGALRSLAELAEHAGHEVVAHVLANPSAADPETTALLANPDRASPARMVASVVRGWALGRIQAPVSEDFSAFRARVGRGLQLLCKHLTGTDVAIAFTSGGFIGAAVAQALGLDDVAAVELGLQVDNASITELRFGSKEINRFTLKRFNGVGHLPPELITGI, from the coding sequence ATGCCTGCGCTCCTGCTGATTCGCCACGGTCAAGGTCGCGATCCCACGACGGCCGGCGGCTACGACGGCCTCTCCGAGATCGGCGGCAAGCAGGCCTCGCGCGTGGGCGAGGCGCTGATGCACGCGGGCGTCGACTTCTCGCGCACCTACGCGGGGCCGCTGATCCGCCAGGTGCGCACCGCGCAGTTCGCCATGGGCGAGAGCGGCGCGCTGCGGAGCTTGGCGGAGCTCGCCGAGCACGCGGGCCACGAGGTCGTCGCGCATGTGCTCGCCAATCCGAGCGCCGCCGATCCCGAGACCACCGCGCTCCTCGCCAATCCGGATCGCGCGTCGCCGGCGCGCATGGTGGCCTCGGTGGTGCGCGGCTGGGCGCTCGGCCGGATCCAGGCGCCGGTGAGCGAGGACTTCAGCGCGTTCCGCGCGCGCGTGGGGCGCGGGCTGCAGCTGCTGTGCAAGCACCTCACGGGCACCGACGTTGCCATCGCCTTCACCTCCGGCGGCTTCATTGGCGCCGCGGTCGCCCAGGCGCTCGGCCTCGACGACGTGGCCGCGGTGGAGCTCGGGCTCCAGGTGGACAACGCGTCGATCACCGAGCTGCGCTTCGGCTCGAAGGAGATCAACCGCTTCACGCTCAAGCGCTTCAACGGCGTGGGTCACCTGCCGCCCGAGCTGATCACCGGCATCTAG
- a CDS encoding NAD(P)(+) transhydrogenase (Re/Si-specific) subunit beta, whose translation MSEASLQTLAYLVAAILFILSLRGLSNQESARRGNAFGAIGMLIAVLVTGIALFSENHADSAALGESAGWLGGAIAVGAIIGAVLATRVAMTSMPELTAILHSFVGAAAVLVGIANYLGSEPTGPLAGLKKMFAEAPDTAHLVEIYVGVFVGAVTFTGSVIAFFKLRGTIGSKPLVLPGRHLVNAIMLLGSVALGVLFVQAHGTDGVVPLVGMTAIACVLGAHLVMAIGGGDMPVVVSLLNSYSGWAAAAAGFMLNNDLLIITGALVGSSGAILSYIMCKAMNRSIWNVVFGGFGNAPAPSAKGAAQPQGTVTETNIDGTAQMLQAARSVIVVPGYGMAVAQAQHAVKEITSALAERGCKVAYAIHPVAGRLPGHMNVLLAEAGVSYDIVHEMEEINDDFEKTDVVLVIGANDIVNPSALEDASSPIYGMPVLEAWKAAKVVMLKRSMNAGYAGVDNPLAYRENTVMLFGDAKATVNKLLEALRKTGTQAAA comes from the coding sequence ATGAGCGAGGCCTCCCTGCAGACGCTCGCGTACCTCGTCGCGGCGATCCTCTTCATCCTCAGCTTGCGCGGGCTCTCCAATCAGGAGTCCGCGCGGCGGGGCAACGCCTTCGGCGCCATCGGCATGCTCATCGCCGTGCTGGTGACGGGCATCGCCCTCTTCTCCGAGAACCACGCCGACAGCGCTGCACTCGGCGAATCCGCAGGCTGGCTCGGCGGCGCGATCGCCGTCGGGGCCATCATCGGCGCGGTGCTGGCCACGCGGGTGGCCATGACGTCGATGCCGGAGCTCACCGCGATCCTCCACAGCTTCGTGGGCGCGGCGGCGGTGCTGGTCGGAATTGCGAACTACCTGGGCAGCGAGCCGACCGGCCCGCTCGCAGGTCTCAAGAAGATGTTCGCCGAGGCGCCCGACACCGCGCACCTCGTGGAGATCTACGTCGGCGTCTTCGTGGGCGCGGTGACCTTCACCGGAAGCGTGATCGCCTTCTTCAAGCTGCGCGGCACCATTGGCTCCAAGCCGCTGGTCCTGCCCGGACGGCACCTGGTCAACGCGATCATGCTGCTCGGCAGCGTGGCGCTGGGCGTGCTCTTCGTGCAGGCGCATGGCACCGACGGCGTGGTCCCGCTGGTGGGCATGACGGCCATCGCGTGCGTGCTCGGCGCCCATTTGGTGATGGCCATCGGCGGCGGCGACATGCCGGTCGTCGTCTCGCTGCTGAACTCGTACTCGGGCTGGGCCGCGGCGGCTGCGGGCTTCATGCTCAACAACGACCTGCTCATCATCACCGGCGCGCTCGTCGGTTCGAGCGGCGCGATCCTCAGCTACATCATGTGCAAGGCCATGAACCGCTCCATCTGGAACGTGGTCTTCGGCGGCTTCGGCAACGCCCCCGCGCCTTCGGCCAAGGGCGCCGCGCAGCCGCAGGGCACCGTCACCGAGACCAACATCGACGGCACCGCGCAAATGCTCCAGGCCGCGCGCAGCGTGATCGTGGTTCCCGGCTACGGCATGGCCGTGGCGCAGGCGCAGCACGCGGTGAAGGAGATCACCAGCGCGCTCGCCGAGCGCGGCTGCAAGGTGGCCTACGCGATCCACCCCGTCGCGGGACGACTGCCGGGCCACATGAACGTGCTCCTCGCCGAGGCCGGCGTCTCGTACGACATCGTCCACGAGATGGAAGAGATCAACGACGACTTCGAGAAGACCGACGTGGTGCTGGTCATCGGCGCGAACGACATCGTGAACCCGAGCGCGCTCGAGGACGCGTCGAGCCCCATCTACGGCATGCCCGTGCTCGAGGCGTGGAAGGCCGCGAAGGTCGTGATGCTCAAGCGCAGCATGAACGCGGGCTACGCAGGCGTGGACAATCCGCTCGCGTATCGCGAGAACACGGTGATGCTCTTCGGCGACGCCAAGGCCACCGTGAACAAGCTGCTCGAGGCACTCCGCAAGACGGGCACCCAGGCCGCGGCGTAG
- a CDS encoding glucose 1-dehydrogenase, with the protein MSQLFSLKDKVAIVTGASRGIGEAIAVRMAEAGAAVVLAARKPDALHAVAAKIEAAGGKALAVATHAGKPEELKNLVQQAVAKFGKIDVLVNNAATNPYFGPMLDIEDSAWDKTFEVNAKGYFVATREVARHLQARNAPGSIINVASIAGLRAAPFQGVYGMTKAAVISMTMSLSQELGASNIRVNAIAPGLVETKFAAAIVQNDEFKKHIVERTSLGRHAQPDEIAGAAVYLASDAASYVTGQVLVVDGGTIITG; encoded by the coding sequence ATGAGCCAGCTCTTCTCCCTCAAAGACAAGGTCGCCATTGTCACCGGCGCGAGCCGCGGCATCGGCGAGGCGATCGCGGTGCGCATGGCGGAAGCGGGCGCCGCCGTGGTGCTGGCCGCGCGCAAGCCGGACGCGCTCCACGCCGTCGCCGCGAAGATCGAAGCGGCTGGAGGCAAGGCGCTCGCGGTGGCCACGCACGCGGGCAAGCCCGAGGAGCTGAAGAACCTGGTGCAGCAGGCCGTGGCCAAGTTCGGCAAGATCGACGTGCTCGTGAACAACGCCGCGACGAATCCCTACTTCGGGCCCATGCTCGACATCGAGGATTCGGCCTGGGACAAGACGTTCGAGGTGAACGCCAAGGGCTACTTCGTCGCCACGCGGGAGGTCGCGCGGCACCTGCAAGCGCGCAACGCCCCGGGCTCGATCATCAACGTGGCCAGCATCGCCGGGCTGCGCGCCGCGCCGTTCCAGGGCGTGTACGGCATGACCAAGGCCGCGGTGATCTCGATGACCATGTCGCTCTCGCAGGAGCTGGGCGCCTCGAACATTCGCGTCAACGCGATCGCGCCGGGCCTGGTGGAGACGAAGTTCGCCGCCGCCATCGTCCAGAACGACGAGTTCAAGAAGCACATCGTGGAGCGCACCTCGCTCGGCCGGCACGCGCAGCCCGACGAGATCGCCGGCGCCGCCGTGTACCTGGCGAGCGACGCGGCGAGCTACGTCACCGGCCAGGTGCTCGTCGTGGACGGCGGCACCATCATCACGGGCTAG
- a CDS encoding methyl-accepting chemotaxis protein — translation MATGSTSFSRSLRARAILILLGAVVVAAGIAAIAFRTVFGSAADEDVQRRGHYLVRTLSQHQGLRLALSLKDATGAKRVADEARQGDDDVHHVLVFDGADQLLGESDRDGSKALDAEQLKALSSGAGLRLGDVFFVVQAVERSGGEAKKAGGELDFDSGGDEPKDQGKNLGKVAVGISSAATRGRLLGQTAITITATALVLVVAFLVFFAGIVRRLNIMVAFAERVTSGELTADLKPDGADEIGRLMQAIAEMTLRMGSMVSKLQETSRALTQASGEILSSSTHQSQSAARQASSVAQTGATVAELRATFTQTTERAQAVIDLAKKSEESSSSGRAAVQESVAAMEELRDQVLATSRTILELVDRTAQIGTIIDAVNDLAEQSNVLALNAAIEAAKAGEHGRGFAVVAREVRSLAERSKDSTGQVRSILGDIERATRQAMTVIEEGTRKAAVSMELATRAGQSIALLNSAIDESSGAARQIANSLRQQSVGVDQIWEAMREIDRAVKTTVEGIQQLENASRSMKGMSEQVSSLVTNYRTRAEA, via the coding sequence ATGGCCACCGGTTCAACGTCGTTCTCGAGGAGCCTGCGCGCGCGGGCCATCCTCATCCTCCTCGGCGCCGTGGTGGTGGCCGCGGGCATCGCCGCGATCGCGTTCCGCACCGTGTTCGGCAGCGCGGCCGACGAGGACGTGCAGCGCCGCGGGCACTACCTGGTCCGCACGCTCTCGCAGCACCAGGGCCTGCGCCTCGCGCTCTCCCTGAAAGACGCGACCGGCGCCAAGCGGGTGGCCGACGAGGCCCGGCAGGGCGACGACGACGTGCACCACGTGCTGGTCTTCGACGGCGCGGACCAGCTCCTGGGCGAGTCCGATCGCGACGGCTCCAAGGCCCTCGACGCCGAGCAGCTCAAGGCGCTCTCGAGCGGCGCGGGGCTGCGGCTGGGCGACGTGTTCTTCGTGGTCCAGGCGGTGGAGCGCTCGGGCGGCGAGGCCAAGAAGGCCGGCGGCGAGCTCGACTTCGACTCCGGCGGCGACGAGCCCAAAGACCAGGGCAAGAACCTGGGCAAGGTGGCCGTGGGCATCTCCTCCGCGGCCACGCGCGGCCGGCTCCTCGGGCAGACGGCCATCACCATCACCGCCACCGCGCTGGTGCTGGTGGTGGCGTTCCTGGTGTTCTTCGCCGGCATCGTGCGGCGCTTGAACATCATGGTGGCCTTCGCCGAGCGCGTGACCTCGGGCGAGCTCACCGCGGATCTCAAGCCCGACGGCGCCGACGAGATCGGCCGGCTCATGCAGGCCATCGCCGAGATGACCCTGCGCATGGGCTCGATGGTGTCCAAGCTCCAGGAGACCTCGCGCGCCCTGACCCAGGCATCGGGCGAGATCCTGAGCTCGTCGACGCACCAGAGCCAGAGCGCCGCGCGCCAGGCTTCGAGCGTGGCCCAGACCGGCGCCACGGTGGCCGAGCTGCGCGCCACGTTCACCCAGACCACCGAGCGCGCCCAGGCGGTGATCGATCTCGCCAAGAAGAGCGAGGAGTCCTCCAGCAGCGGGCGCGCGGCGGTGCAGGAGAGCGTGGCCGCCATGGAGGAGCTGCGCGACCAGGTGCTCGCCACCAGCCGCACCATCCTCGAGCTGGTGGATCGCACCGCGCAGATCGGCACCATCATCGACGCGGTGAACGATCTCGCGGAGCAGTCGAACGTGCTCGCGCTGAACGCCGCCATCGAGGCCGCCAAGGCCGGCGAGCACGGCCGCGGTTTCGCCGTCGTCGCGCGCGAGGTGCGCAGCCTCGCCGAGCGCAGCAAGGACTCCACCGGCCAGGTGCGCAGCATCCTCGGTGACATCGAGCGCGCCACCCGCCAGGCGATGACCGTCATCGAAGAGGGCACCCGAAAGGCCGCGGTGAGCATGGAGCTCGCCACCCGCGCCGGTCAGAGCATCGCGCTCCTCAACTCCGCCATCGACGAGAGCTCCGGCGCCGCCCGCCAGATCGCCAACTCGCTCCGCCAGCAGAGCGTGGGCGTGGACCAGATCTGGGAGGCCATGCGCGAGATCGACCGAGCGGTGAAGACGACCGTCGAGGGCATTCAGCAGCTCGAGAACGCCTCGCGCAGCATGAAGGGCATGAGCGAGCAGGTCAGCTCGCTCGTGACCAACTACCGCACCCGCGCCGAGGCCTGA
- a CDS encoding phosphotransferase family protein yields MSALDSARAVRSGEELDTEKLRTIFAQKLPKLTGELTVQQFPKGHSNLTYLLTVGDQEFVLRRPPKGAKQIKAGHDMNREYTVLTRLRRVYPKVPKALFYVDENESPFDVGFYVMERVPGVILRNKPPEGYDLNPALMQKLSETFVDNLVALHAINPASARLDDFGKPEGYVTRQVEGWIERYNKAKTDDVPDMDTLAAWMRAHLPPQQAGTIIHNDYKYDNLVLDPADLTNIRAVLDWEMATLGDPLADLGTALAYWFEPSEAEVVGSLGLGLTTLPGNLSREEIVQRYAAKSGRDVSNILFYYVAALHKVAVIAQQIYFRYKQGLTQDERFAGMLFAVQMLSQAGVRATELGRIGKLLG; encoded by the coding sequence GTGAGCGCCCTCGATTCGGCACGGGCCGTCCGCTCGGGCGAGGAGCTGGATACGGAGAAGCTGCGCACGATCTTCGCGCAGAAGCTCCCCAAGCTCACCGGCGAGCTCACCGTGCAGCAGTTCCCGAAAGGGCACTCGAACTTAACCTATTTGTTAACGGTGGGAGACCAGGAGTTCGTGCTGCGCCGGCCGCCCAAGGGCGCCAAGCAGATCAAGGCCGGCCACGACATGAACCGCGAGTACACCGTGCTCACCCGTCTCCGGCGCGTGTACCCCAAGGTTCCCAAGGCGCTGTTCTACGTGGACGAGAACGAGAGCCCGTTCGACGTGGGCTTCTACGTGATGGAGCGCGTGCCCGGCGTGATCCTCCGCAACAAGCCGCCCGAGGGCTACGACCTGAACCCGGCGCTGATGCAGAAGCTCTCGGAGACGTTCGTGGACAACCTCGTGGCGCTGCACGCCATCAACCCCGCCAGCGCGCGGCTCGACGACTTCGGCAAGCCGGAGGGCTACGTGACCCGGCAGGTCGAGGGTTGGATCGAGCGCTACAACAAGGCCAAGACCGACGACGTCCCCGACATGGACACCCTCGCGGCCTGGATGCGCGCGCACCTGCCGCCGCAGCAGGCAGGCACGATAATCCATAATGATTATAAGTATGACAACCTGGTGCTCGACCCCGCGGACCTGACGAACATCCGCGCGGTGCTCGACTGGGAGATGGCCACGCTCGGGGATCCGCTCGCGGATCTGGGCACCGCCCTCGCCTACTGGTTCGAGCCCAGCGAGGCGGAAGTGGTCGGCTCGCTCGGATTGGGCCTGACCACCCTGCCCGGCAATCTGTCGCGCGAAGAGATCGTGCAACGCTATGCCGCCAAGAGCGGGCGCGATGTATCGAATATTCTATTTTATTATGTCGCCGCGCTCCACAAGGTCGCGGTGATCGCCCAGCAGATCTACTTCCGCTACAAGCAGGGGCTCACCCAGGACGAGCGCTTCGCGGGGATGCTCTTCGCCGTGCAGATGCTGTCGCAGGCCGGCGTGCGGGCCACGGAGCTCGGCCGCATCGGCAAGCTGCTGGGCTAG
- a CDS encoding acyl-CoA dehydrogenase family protein produces MDFSIPERVAALLPPIREFVKHELIPLERGFAERGWNASLPKITAVREKVKKQGWFAPHVSKDHGGLGLSLLEFAFLSEALGQTPLGHYAFNCNAPDIGNMELLEKFGSEAQKKKWLEPLWRGEHRSCFSMTEPDHPGSNPAWMGTIARKDGDHYVINGRKWFTSSADGAAFAIVMAVTDPENENPYARASQIIVPTDTKGFRIVRNISVMGEAGEGYPSHAEIAYEDCRVPRANLLGEEGAGFVLAQERLGPGRIHHCMRWIGICERAFELMCQRAVERELSPGKPLGTRGPVQTWIAESRAEIDASRLMVLQAAWKMDRDGPHAARDEISTIKFFVANVLQRVLDRAVQAHGALGLTDDLPLAYWYRHERAARIYDGPDEVHQSSLARRILRERGLDTRKGGDK; encoded by the coding sequence ATGGACTTCTCCATCCCCGAGCGCGTGGCCGCGCTCCTGCCGCCGATTCGCGAGTTCGTGAAGCACGAGCTCATCCCTCTCGAGCGCGGGTTCGCCGAGCGCGGCTGGAACGCGTCGCTGCCCAAGATCACCGCCGTGCGCGAGAAGGTGAAGAAGCAGGGTTGGTTCGCGCCGCACGTCTCGAAGGACCACGGCGGGCTGGGGCTCTCGCTGCTCGAGTTCGCGTTCCTCTCCGAGGCGCTCGGCCAGACGCCGCTCGGCCACTACGCCTTCAACTGCAACGCGCCCGACATCGGCAACATGGAGCTGCTCGAGAAGTTCGGCAGCGAGGCGCAGAAGAAGAAGTGGCTGGAGCCGCTCTGGCGCGGCGAGCACCGCAGCTGCTTCAGCATGACCGAGCCCGATCACCCCGGCTCGAACCCCGCGTGGATGGGCACGATCGCCAGGAAGGACGGCGACCACTACGTCATCAACGGGCGCAAGTGGTTCACGAGCAGCGCCGACGGCGCAGCGTTCGCCATCGTCATGGCCGTGACCGACCCGGAGAACGAGAACCCCTACGCGCGCGCGAGCCAGATCATCGTGCCCACGGACACCAAGGGCTTCCGGATCGTTCGTAACATTTCTGTTATGGGGGAAGCGGGCGAGGGCTATCCCAGCCACGCGGAGATTGCGTATGAGGATTGCCGGGTGCCGCGCGCGAACCTCCTCGGCGAAGAGGGCGCGGGCTTCGTGCTCGCGCAGGAGCGGCTCGGGCCGGGCCGCATCCACCACTGCATGCGCTGGATTGGCATCTGCGAGCGCGCCTTCGAGCTCATGTGCCAGCGCGCGGTGGAGCGGGAGCTCTCGCCGGGCAAGCCGCTGGGAACGCGCGGCCCGGTGCAGACCTGGATCGCCGAGAGCCGCGCCGAGATCGACGCCTCGCGCCTGATGGTGCTTCAGGCCGCGTGGAAGATGGACCGCGACGGCCCGCACGCCGCGCGCGACGAGATCTCCACCATCAAGTTCTTCGTGGCCAACGTGCTGCAGCGCGTGCTCGACCGCGCGGTGCAGGCCCACGGCGCGCTCGGCCTGACCGACGACCTGCCGCTCGCGTACTGGTACCGCCACGAGCGCGCCGCGCGCATCTACGACGGCCCCGACGAGGTGCACCAAAGCTCACTCGCGCGCCGCATCCTGCGCGAGCGCGGCCTCGACACGCGCAAGGGCGGTGACAAGTGA
- a CDS encoding thioesterase family protein: protein MSTRELPAAFYLREGGRFVSTVATTGPWDVRFQHGSPPVALLARELMRVAPREDVRLANISMDFLGPVPVAPLEVRAEVVRPGKRVELVQAIAVADGREVLRANGWRMSVAPGRSPEAGTVEPAPPLPPTSIDTFFEAVPHFGYGDALEWRFDHGDFKTLGPATVWTRPRIPLIAGEPDDTVTRALLMVDSANGISAELDLRKFSFVPVNLSVDIARAPEKGEWTGMSASTRISADGTGATVARLFDVRGTFGYAMQALFVGPR from the coding sequence ATGTCGACCCGCGAGCTGCCCGCCGCGTTCTACCTGCGCGAGGGCGGCCGCTTCGTCTCGACGGTCGCGACGACCGGTCCGTGGGATGTGCGGTTTCAACACGGCAGCCCGCCGGTGGCGCTGCTCGCGCGCGAGCTGATGCGCGTGGCGCCGCGCGAGGACGTGCGGCTCGCGAACATCAGCATGGACTTCCTCGGGCCGGTGCCGGTGGCGCCGCTCGAGGTGCGCGCGGAGGTGGTGCGTCCCGGCAAGCGCGTGGAGCTGGTGCAAGCGATCGCGGTCGCCGACGGACGCGAGGTGCTGCGCGCGAACGGCTGGCGAATGAGCGTCGCGCCGGGTCGCTCGCCGGAAGCCGGGACCGTTGAGCCTGCGCCGCCACTGCCGCCGACGTCGATCGACACCTTCTTCGAAGCGGTGCCGCACTTCGGCTACGGCGACGCGCTCGAGTGGCGCTTCGACCACGGCGACTTCAAGACGCTCGGGCCGGCGACGGTCTGGACGCGGCCGCGCATCCCGCTCATCGCCGGCGAGCCTGACGACACCGTCACCCGCGCGCTGCTGATGGTCGACTCGGCCAACGGCATCAGCGCCGAGCTCGACTTGAGGAAGTTCTCGTTCGTGCCTGTGAACCTCAGCGTCGACATCGCCCGTGCGCCCGAAAAAGGTGAGTGGACGGGCATGAGCGCGAGCACGCGCATCTCCGCCGACGGCACCGGCGCGACCGTGGCCCGGCTCTTCGATGTGCGTGGCACGTTCGGGTACGCGATGCAGGCGCTCTTCGTCGGGCCGCGTTAG
- a CDS encoding hemerythrin domain-containing protein: MNTLVETLETQHRALERLVAEVFAALKAGDAAAIPEPLGKLDRLLTQHFNLEQAQFYPTLNELAATDPAISTVAQAFATNMQTIAGGLLGFFKRHRGPIDLATFAPDWKKTVEILSRRLVDEEKTLHPLFDRLTAAEAKAH, from the coding sequence ATGAACACGCTCGTCGAGACCCTGGAGACACAGCACCGCGCGCTGGAGCGCCTGGTCGCGGAGGTCTTCGCGGCGCTGAAGGCGGGCGACGCGGCGGCCATCCCCGAGCCGCTCGGAAAGCTCGACCGCCTGCTCACGCAGCACTTCAACCTCGAGCAGGCGCAGTTCTACCCCACGCTCAACGAGCTGGCCGCGACGGACCCGGCGATATCCACGGTGGCCCAGGCGTTCGCCACGAACATGCAGACCATCGCCGGCGGCCTGCTCGGCTTCTTCAAGCGCCACCGTGGGCCGATCGATCTCGCCACCTTCGCGCCTGACTGGAAGAAGACGGTGGAGATCCTCTCGCGTCGCCTTGTCGACGAGGAGAAGACGCTGCACCCGCTCTTCGATCGCCTCACCGCGGCCGAAGCCAAGGCACACTGA
- a CDS encoding dienelactone hydrolase family protein: MEKLQLGSLTVRTLGSGQAGAVLLCHGYGAPGDDLVPLAEVLDPDLKRRWFFPEAPKDLRAMGIPGRAWWDIDIMRLQLSVMSGRVGDLFRETPAGMPEAARALTDAIAAIEKLPGISREKLVIGGFSQGAMLTTEVALHAEKPFAGLCILSGALVSEPRWREASSKVGAALHAFQSHGTADPILPFGGAVRLREVLQASGASLDFVQHDGGHEIPMGTLKGMHAFLNARLGPV; encoded by the coding sequence ATGGAAAAGCTGCAGCTCGGATCGCTCACGGTGCGCACGCTCGGCTCGGGCCAGGCCGGCGCGGTGCTGCTCTGCCACGGCTACGGCGCGCCCGGCGACGATCTCGTTCCACTCGCCGAGGTGCTCGACCCGGACCTCAAGCGCCGCTGGTTCTTCCCCGAGGCGCCGAAGGATCTGCGCGCCATGGGAATCCCCGGTCGCGCGTGGTGGGACATCGACATCATGCGGCTGCAGCTCTCGGTGATGAGCGGCCGCGTGGGCGACCTGTTCCGCGAGACGCCGGCCGGCATGCCCGAGGCCGCGCGCGCGCTCACCGACGCCATCGCTGCCATCGAGAAGCTGCCCGGCATCTCGCGCGAGAAGCTGGTCATCGGCGGGTTCTCGCAAGGCGCGATGTTGACGACGGAGGTCGCGCTGCACGCGGAGAAGCCGTTCGCGGGCTTGTGCATCCTCTCGGGCGCGCTGGTTTCGGAGCCGCGGTGGCGCGAGGCGTCGTCGAAGGTGGGCGCGGCGCTGCACGCGTTCCAGAGCCACGGCACCGCCGACCCGATTCTGCCCTTTGGTGGCGCGGTGCGGCTGCGCGAGGTGCTCCAGGCGTCGGGCGCGTCGCTCGACTTCGTGCAGCACGACGGCGGCCACGAGATCCCCATGGGCACGCTCAAGGGGATGCACGCGTTCTTGAACGCCCGGCTGGGGCCGGTCTGA